In the Maribacter sp. MJ134 genome, one interval contains:
- a CDS encoding type III pantothenate kinase has protein sequence MNLIIDQGNTFVKFAVFNKGKLLFDESFTYDRFVDKVKEIFKSYPKINRAIISTVGELNKKDLAVLSLFAKVHVLSHKSKVPFKNSYATPHTLGIDRIALITAAYYHNPHRNTLVIDAGTCVTYDIINDFDEYLGGAISPGLQMRYKAMHEQTANLPLLEKEEIIDFIGNATNSSMHSGVVNGLTQEISGVVHQYGSRFKDLTVILTGGDAQFLSKRLKNTIFADSKFLLKGLNYLLEYNKH, from the coding sequence ATGAATTTGATAATAGATCAGGGAAATACATTTGTAAAATTTGCGGTTTTTAATAAAGGAAAACTACTATTTGATGAATCCTTCACATACGACCGATTCGTTGACAAGGTGAAGGAAATTTTTAAATCCTACCCTAAGATTAACCGGGCTATTATTTCCACGGTGGGAGAATTGAATAAGAAAGATCTTGCTGTACTCTCCTTGTTTGCGAAAGTGCACGTTCTATCGCATAAGTCTAAGGTTCCTTTTAAAAATAGTTACGCAACACCGCATACCTTAGGTATTGATCGTATTGCTCTTATAACTGCAGCATATTATCATAATCCGCATCGAAATACGCTTGTCATCGACGCGGGCACTTGCGTTACGTATGATATTATCAATGATTTTGATGAGTACCTGGGTGGCGCAATTTCACCCGGTTTACAGATGCGCTATAAGGCAATGCACGAGCAAACTGCAAATCTTCCTTTATTAGAAAAAGAGGAGATTATAGACTTTATCGGGAACGCTACCAATAGCAGTATGCACAGTGGGGTTGTTAATGGGCTTACCCAGGAAATTAGTGGTGTTGTCCATCAATATGGTTCCCGTTTTAAAGATTTAACAGTTATTTTAACAGGGGGTGATGCGCAATTTTTGTCTAAACGACTAAAAAATACCATCTTTGCGGATTCCAAATTCCTCTTGAAAGGACTTAATTATTTGCTGGAATACAACAAGCATTAG
- a CDS encoding tetratricopeptide repeat protein, translating into MKMKLYFTAIMFLGMMGVSNAQAQNPECMTNLSIFSEHAKVKNYDAAYEPFKKVYETCPQLNNAIYVYGERILKHKIDKASGAEKDGFIKDLMGLYDDKMKYFSSKTNMAETEIDKVLLQYDNKMMDDAGVYAGLSMPFTEDKANFKNPKALYLYFSSLVDLHNAGQKELQEVFDVYDEVTSKIDEENDKLTDRIATLLPKEEAGTLTSKEKRRLKSYNSYSENYGKIAGSIDSKLGKLADCENLIPLYQKNFESRKNDVKWVKSAVGRMFSKECTDDPLFKTMVEVQAELDPSADVYVYLGSLKSKSGDTSGAVADFNKALELETDAKKKSNIAYKVATIYRRGSMSTARSYAQKAIDANPANGKAYLLIASLYAGSANACGSTPFEKRAIYWKAADMANRAGRVDPSLRGRASQAAASYNAKAPSKEMIFSSSMAGKTVTFSCWVGGSVKVPNL; encoded by the coding sequence ATGAAAATGAAACTTTACTTCACGGCAATTATGTTCTTAGGAATGATGGGGGTAAGTAATGCACAGGCTCAAAATCCTGAATGTATGACTAATCTGTCCATATTTTCGGAACACGCAAAAGTCAAAAACTACGATGCGGCATATGAGCCTTTCAAAAAGGTCTATGAAACATGTCCACAGCTCAATAACGCTATATATGTTTATGGAGAACGTATCTTAAAGCATAAAATCGATAAAGCTTCAGGAGCTGAAAAAGATGGTTTTATCAAAGATTTAATGGGTCTTTACGACGATAAAATGAAATATTTTTCCAGTAAGACCAATATGGCGGAAACAGAAATTGACAAGGTCTTGTTGCAGTACGATAATAAGATGATGGATGATGCCGGGGTATATGCAGGTCTGAGTATGCCTTTTACGGAGGACAAGGCAAACTTTAAGAACCCTAAAGCACTTTATCTTTATTTCTCTAGTCTGGTTGACTTGCACAATGCCGGTCAAAAAGAATTGCAGGAAGTTTTTGATGTGTATGATGAGGTAACGAGTAAGATTGATGAAGAAAATGACAAACTCACGGACAGAATTGCTACCCTGTTGCCAAAGGAAGAGGCCGGTACGTTGACATCAAAGGAGAAAAGGAGATTAAAATCTTACAATTCTTATTCTGAAAACTATGGTAAGATTGCTGGTAGTATAGATTCTAAATTAGGTAAGCTTGCAGATTGCGAGAACTTAATTCCACTATATCAGAAGAATTTCGAGTCTAGAAAGAATGATGTGAAATGGGTAAAGAGTGCCGTGGGAAGAATGTTCAGCAAAGAATGTACGGACGATCCGTTATTTAAAACCATGGTGGAGGTACAGGCAGAATTGGACCCATCCGCAGACGTGTATGTTTATTTAGGTTCGTTAAAATCTAAGAGTGGAGATACAAGCGGAGCAGTTGCTGATTTCAACAAAGCTTTGGAGTTAGAGACCGATGCTAAGAAAAAATCCAATATTGCTTATAAAGTGGCTACAATATATAGAAGAGGTAGCATGTCTACGGCAAGAAGTTATGCTCAGAAGGCAATAGATGCCAACCCTGCGAACGGCAAAGCTTATTTGTTAATTGCTAGTTTGTATGCCGGTAGTGCCAATGCCTGTGGAAGTACACCTTTTGAGAAGAGAGCTATTTACTGGAAAGCAGCGGATATGGCGAACAGGGCCGGTCGTGTAGACCCTTCGTTACGAGGTAGGGCTAGCCAAGCAGCGGCAAGTTATAACGCAAAGGCGCCAAGTAAGGAAATGATATTTAGTTCCTCAATGGCCGGTAAAACGGTAACATTTTCTTGCTGGGTAGGAGGAAGCGTAAAAGTTCCTAATTTGTAA
- a CDS encoding GYDIA family GHMP kinase, translating into MTKEFYSNGKLLLSGEYAILDGAEGWAIPTKYGQYLKVNETNTRTLSWRSIDADGTVWFTGSYTLKDFKEIASTNEEISKNLIHILNEIRKLEPNFLTNTEGCKVQTELTFPRVWGLGTSSTLIANLSSWAKVDPYTLLSKTFGGSAYDIACAQNDGPIIFQLKDKVPIITNIDTTPPFTKALFFIYLNQKKNSREAIAAYRSLKSDKAKLTQDISELTRKMISSQNLRDFEELLNAHERRLSRVLQTTPIKEKLFKDYQGSIKSLGAWGGDFILATGNEETPEYFKSKGYSVVLPFSKMIL; encoded by the coding sequence ATGACCAAGGAATTCTACAGTAACGGGAAACTACTATTGTCCGGCGAATACGCCATTTTAGATGGCGCAGAGGGCTGGGCAATTCCAACTAAATATGGTCAGTACCTAAAGGTTAACGAAACCAATACCAGAACACTTTCATGGCGTAGCATTGATGCGGACGGTACGGTTTGGTTCACAGGGTCGTACACCCTAAAAGATTTTAAGGAAATTGCTTCTACCAACGAAGAAATTTCTAAAAACCTTATTCATATACTCAATGAAATACGCAAGCTAGAACCAAATTTCCTTACTAATACCGAAGGTTGTAAAGTCCAGACTGAGCTCACTTTTCCGAGGGTTTGGGGTCTAGGTACCTCATCAACATTGATAGCGAACTTAAGTTCATGGGCCAAGGTTGACCCGTACACATTACTATCAAAAACCTTTGGCGGAAGCGCATACGATATTGCCTGTGCGCAAAATGACGGACCCATTATTTTTCAATTAAAAGATAAAGTACCGATCATTACCAACATAGATACCACCCCACCCTTTACAAAAGCACTTTTTTTCATTTATCTGAACCAGAAAAAGAACAGTAGGGAGGCCATAGCGGCCTACCGGAGTTTAAAAAGCGATAAAGCGAAATTGACCCAAGACATAAGTGAACTTACTAGAAAAATGATTTCATCACAAAACCTTAGGGACTTTGAAGAATTGCTAAACGCACATGAAAGAAGGCTTTCGCGGGTATTACAAACTACCCCAATAAAGGAAAAACTGTTTAAAGACTATCAAGGAAGTATCAAGAGTTTAGGCGCTTGGGGAGGTGATTTTATATTGGCAACAGGAAACGAGGAAACACCTGAGTACTTTAAATCAAAAGGGTATTCTGTTGTATTGCCCTTTTCCAAAATGATACTATAA
- a CDS encoding hydroxymethylglutaryl-CoA reductase, degradative: MPKPIAGFSKLSKQEKIDWIVSNYTQNPHEAEQIIRSYWNTDEKLQQLHDEFIENTITNLYVPLGIAPNFLINDNLLAIPMAIEESSVVAAASKAAKFWLSKGGFKTEVLGTEKVGQVHFIFKGDTAKLELFFKKIKPKFYTATENLTASMANRGGGISNIELRDKTGDLANYYQLHCTFETKDAMGANFINSCLEQFASTLKSEALDYSLFSEEERQLEVIMSILSNYVPNCLVKAEVSCPVSELNLSKEISPEQFAEKMVRAVQIAKVEPYRAVTHNKGIMNGIDAVVLATGNDFRAVEAGVHAYAAKDGSYSSLTHASVEDGIFRFWIELPLALGTVGGLTKLHPMVKLNLQLLNDPSVEELMQVIAVAGLAQNFAAVSSLVTTGIQKGHMKMHLMNILNQQHATEPEKIAAIEHFKTHTITHRSVIDFLTGLRNQS, from the coding sequence ATGCCAAAACCAATAGCTGGTTTCTCCAAACTTTCCAAACAAGAAAAAATAGATTGGATCGTATCCAATTACACTCAAAATCCCCATGAAGCCGAACAGATTATCCGTAGTTATTGGAATACGGACGAAAAATTACAACAACTGCATGATGAGTTCATTGAAAATACCATTACCAACTTATATGTTCCGTTAGGAATTGCACCCAACTTTTTAATCAATGATAATCTTCTGGCCATTCCAATGGCCATTGAGGAAAGTTCTGTCGTTGCCGCCGCCAGTAAAGCTGCTAAATTTTGGCTTTCCAAGGGAGGATTCAAAACCGAAGTATTAGGAACGGAAAAGGTAGGGCAAGTACATTTTATATTTAAAGGCGATACTGCCAAATTGGAACTGTTCTTTAAAAAAATAAAACCGAAATTTTATACGGCTACCGAAAATTTAACCGCCAGTATGGCCAATCGTGGTGGTGGTATTTCTAATATAGAATTAAGGGACAAAACAGGAGATCTAGCCAACTATTACCAATTACATTGCACCTTTGAGACCAAAGATGCCATGGGAGCTAACTTTATCAATAGTTGTTTGGAACAGTTTGCAAGCACTTTAAAAAGTGAGGCTTTGGACTATAGTTTGTTCTCTGAAGAGGAAAGACAGCTAGAAGTGATCATGAGCATACTCTCCAATTACGTACCCAATTGTTTGGTAAAAGCCGAAGTAAGCTGCCCCGTTTCCGAGTTGAACCTTTCTAAAGAAATATCACCTGAACAGTTTGCCGAAAAAATGGTCAGGGCGGTACAGATTGCTAAAGTGGAACCCTATAGGGCAGTTACCCACAATAAAGGAATCATGAACGGTATCGATGCCGTCGTATTGGCAACTGGAAACGATTTTAGGGCAGTAGAGGCAGGTGTACATGCCTATGCCGCTAAGGACGGAAGCTATAGTAGTCTTACCCATGCCAGCGTTGAAGACGGTATTTTTAGATTTTGGATTGAATTACCTCTAGCGCTGGGTACCGTAGGCGGATTAACCAAACTTCATCCTATGGTTAAATTAAACCTTCAGCTGCTTAACGACCCGTCCGTAGAAGAACTGATGCAAGTCATAGCTGTTGCCGGTTTGGCACAAAATTTTGCCGCAGTAAGCTCTTTGGTCACTACTGGAATTCAAAAAGGACATATGAAAATGCACTTGATGAATATTCTGAACCAACAGCATGCAACGGAACCTGAAAAAATTGCTGCTATCGAACATTTTAAAACCCATACCATAACGCATCGTAGTGTTATTGATTTCTTAACCGGTCTAAGAAACCAATCATGA
- the lptC gene encoding LPS export ABC transporter periplasmic protein LptC, whose amino-acid sequence MITYILDIFKGIAVVSMAMLFLCCQDNYKRVGEEAKKEIYPQGIAKNFVLTYTEIPEKIGAEDNGSSEVLAVLSGPVRNDFENLIFPYQTFPEGLLVEIFNEKNEKTTIEADYGIYYGATTIVDLQGNVMIKGHDGKELETPQLYYDRGNEWAFTQEKFKFTNPEDGTVMDGEGMDIKKDLSFLNAHKTYGLMLIKESEDD is encoded by the coding sequence ATGATAACATATATCCTAGATATTTTTAAGGGCATTGCCGTGGTTTCCATGGCAATGCTTTTTTTGTGCTGTCAGGATAATTACAAGCGCGTAGGAGAGGAAGCGAAGAAAGAAATTTATCCCCAAGGGATAGCCAAGAATTTTGTCCTCACTTATACAGAAATTCCAGAGAAGATAGGTGCCGAGGATAATGGTTCTTCCGAGGTTTTGGCCGTCCTTTCAGGGCCGGTTAGAAATGATTTCGAAAATTTGATTTTTCCCTATCAAACTTTTCCTGAAGGTCTGCTTGTGGAGATTTTCAACGAAAAAAACGAAAAGACCACTATTGAGGCCGATTATGGAATATATTATGGGGCAACGACCATAGTAGATTTACAGGGCAATGTTATGATCAAGGGGCATGACGGTAAAGAATTGGAAACTCCCCAACTCTATTACGATAGAGGTAACGAGTGGGCTTTTACACAGGAAAAGTTTAAGTTTACCAATCCTGAAGATGGAACGGTGATGGATGGAGAAGGAATGGATATTAAAAAGGACCTAAGCTTTTTAAACGCACACAAAACGTACGGGCTAATGCTCATTAAAGAAAGTGAAGATGATTAA
- a CDS encoding S9 family peptidase, producing the protein MYKLYVVALFFLSFQMSILSQEKQISIEAIYSNEFKTEGLDVLRSLNNGEQYTVLNVDAVTGNTSIDKYDYKTLKKVETLVSSASLEGIQKFSSYQFSDDESKILLATEVESIFRRSTLGVFYIYDSNTKSLTKISDAKIQEPTLSPDGKHVAYVLNNNLFLMDLQSGTTKQVTTDGVKNKIINGVTDWVYEEEFSFVRAFEWNANSSKIAFLRFDETNVPQFSMDVYGTEKYPRQHVFKYPKAGEDNAKVSLHMFDVVSNEISDINLGDAYYVPRIKWMNDANSLSVQTINRHQNHLKLHLVDTRTNTVSTLLEEKDKAYVDIHDNLTFLADDSFIWTSEKDGWNHIYLYNSNGELMNQVTSGNWEVTRYYGYDQNEDKIYYQSTENGSINRGIYSVESNGKGKKELATESGSNSASFSADFTYFINTYSSATTPPIYTLHKALTGKKIKDIKDNTALLKKLSAYAISPKEFGTISINGNDLNMYMIKPKDFDPSKKYPLFMYQYSGPGSQNVSNSWMRANDYWHQKLVSEGYIIACVDGRGTGFKGSDFKKVTYLNLVKYETEDQIAAAKKLSELDYIDENRTGIWGWSFGGHMATNCILKGNDTFEMAIAVAPVTSWRFYDTIYTERFMRTPAENPSGYDDNSPFNYPELLKGKYLLIHGSGDDNVHVQNTMRMVEALIQANKQFEWGIYPDKNHGIYGGNTRIHLFNKMTNFLKSNL; encoded by the coding sequence ATGTATAAATTATACGTTGTAGCCCTCTTTTTTTTGAGTTTTCAGATGAGCATCCTGTCTCAGGAAAAGCAAATTTCTATCGAGGCAATTTATAGCAATGAATTTAAAACCGAAGGATTAGATGTTTTACGTTCTTTAAATAACGGAGAACAATATACCGTGTTGAATGTTGATGCCGTGACCGGAAATACGAGCATTGATAAATACGATTACAAAACCTTGAAAAAGGTGGAGACCTTAGTTTCTTCGGCCTCTTTAGAGGGGATTCAAAAATTTTCCTCCTATCAGTTCAGTGATGATGAGTCTAAAATACTCTTGGCCACTGAGGTAGAATCTATTTTTAGGAGATCTACCTTGGGTGTTTTTTACATTTATGATAGTAATACAAAAAGTTTAACGAAGATAAGCGATGCCAAAATTCAGGAGCCAACTTTGTCCCCTGACGGAAAACATGTGGCTTATGTGTTGAACAACAATCTTTTTTTAATGGATTTACAGTCCGGTACAACAAAGCAGGTTACTACGGATGGTGTAAAAAATAAAATTATCAATGGGGTGACGGATTGGGTTTATGAAGAAGAATTTTCTTTTGTGAGAGCTTTTGAATGGAATGCCAATAGTTCTAAGATTGCATTTCTACGGTTTGATGAAACCAATGTTCCTCAATTCTCCATGGATGTTTACGGAACGGAGAAATATCCAAGGCAACACGTATTTAAATACCCAAAAGCAGGGGAGGACAATGCAAAGGTAAGTTTGCATATGTTTGATGTGGTCAGTAATGAAATCTCGGACATTAACTTAGGTGATGCTTACTACGTGCCACGCATTAAATGGATGAACGACGCCAACTCCTTAAGCGTTCAAACTATCAATAGACATCAAAATCATTTGAAATTACATTTGGTGGATACGCGTACCAATACGGTCTCTACTTTGTTAGAGGAGAAAGATAAGGCCTATGTGGACATTCACGATAACCTTACTTTTTTGGCAGATGATAGTTTTATCTGGACGAGCGAAAAGGATGGGTGGAATCACATTTACCTCTATAATTCCAATGGAGAATTAATGAATCAAGTAACAAGCGGAAACTGGGAAGTAACCCGATATTATGGTTATGACCAGAACGAAGATAAAATCTACTATCAATCCACGGAGAACGGTTCCATTAACCGCGGTATTTATAGTGTGGAAAGTAATGGGAAGGGCAAAAAAGAGCTGGCAACGGAGAGCGGAAGCAACTCGGCTTCATTTAGTGCGGACTTCACCTATTTCATAAATACGTATTCCAGCGCCACTACACCACCGATATATACGCTACACAAAGCATTGACCGGTAAAAAAATAAAGGACATCAAGGATAATACCGCACTTTTAAAGAAGTTAAGTGCTTATGCCATTAGTCCAAAAGAGTTCGGCACAATTTCTATCAATGGAAATGACCTGAACATGTACATGATCAAACCAAAGGATTTTGACCCGTCAAAAAAATATCCGTTGTTCATGTATCAATATAGCGGCCCGGGCTCTCAGAATGTATCCAATAGCTGGATGAGGGCAAACGATTATTGGCACCAAAAATTGGTATCCGAAGGATATATCATTGCATGCGTAGATGGAAGAGGAACAGGATTTAAGGGAAGTGATTTTAAAAAGGTCACCTATTTGAACCTTGTTAAGTATGAAACTGAAGACCAAATAGCCGCGGCAAAAAAGTTGAGCGAGTTAGATTATATCGACGAGAACCGAACCGGGATTTGGGGATGGAGTTTTGGAGGGCACATGGCCACCAATTGTATTTTAAAGGGTAACGATACTTTTGAAATGGCTATTGCCGTAGCACCTGTAACTTCTTGGCGTTTTTATGATACCATATATACAGAGCGTTTTATGAGAACCCCAGCGGAAAACCCAAGCGGTTATGATGACAATTCTCCTTTTAATTATCCTGAACTGTTAAAAGGGAAGTACTTGCTCATTCATGGTTCCGGGGATGATAATGTACATGTGCAAAATACGATGCGTATGGTAGAGGCCTTGATACAGGCGAACAAACAATTTGAGTGGGGTATCTATCCAGATAAAAACCACGGTATCTACGGAGGTAACACCCGTATACATCTGTTCAATAAAATGACTAACTTTTTGAAATCAAATCTTTAA
- a CDS encoding hemolysin family protein yields MDSSVLIIIVSLLFSAFFSGMEIAFFSANKIHIEIEKKQEGFLAKVLTRLTKKPSKFIATMLIGNNVALVVYGLFMGELLMEWFAGIPTSNTVIKTLVTDFSLLTQTVISTFVILITAEFLPKVLFQIYANSLLKLLAIPAYIFYIFFSLISDFVIAVSDFILKYVFRTPGDEVQLAFSKIELGDYITEQMETVKEEDEVDSEIQIFQNALEFSAVKAREVMVPRTEIMAVEMHETPKNLAKIFTETGFSKILVYKETVDDIIGYIHSYELFKKPKTIKSILLPVEFVPETMLIQDILNTLIKKRKSMALVLDEYGGTSGLMTVEDIVEELFGEIEDEHDSTDLREEQIDETHFLFSARLEVDAINENYKLNLPNLDEYETLGGLIVHQVGEIPEKDVEILIENFKFTILEVSNTKIDLVSMEILEEV; encoded by the coding sequence GTGGATAGCTCCGTACTGATCATTATAGTCTCGCTACTATTTTCCGCCTTTTTTTCAGGTATGGAAATCGCCTTTTTTTCGGCCAATAAAATACATATTGAAATTGAGAAAAAGCAAGAAGGTTTTCTGGCCAAGGTACTGACAAGGCTCACAAAAAAACCCTCTAAGTTCATTGCTACAATGCTTATTGGCAATAACGTAGCCTTGGTGGTGTATGGGCTTTTTATGGGAGAGTTGCTTATGGAATGGTTTGCTGGGATTCCTACTTCAAATACAGTTATAAAGACCCTGGTAACCGATTTCAGTCTTCTGACACAAACGGTTATTTCCACATTCGTCATCTTGATAACGGCAGAATTTCTACCTAAGGTCTTATTTCAGATTTATGCCAATAGCCTTTTAAAACTACTTGCGATTCCCGCATACATATTTTATATATTTTTTTCCTTGATTTCGGATTTCGTGATTGCGGTTTCGGACTTCATTTTAAAATATGTCTTTAGGACTCCGGGGGATGAGGTGCAGCTTGCGTTCAGTAAGATTGAGCTTGGCGACTATATCACGGAACAAATGGAAACGGTAAAGGAAGAAGACGAGGTGGATTCCGAAATTCAGATATTCCAGAATGCATTGGAGTTCTCTGCCGTAAAAGCTAGGGAGGTAATGGTTCCAAGAACCGAAATAATGGCCGTGGAGATGCACGAAACTCCTAAGAATTTGGCAAAGATTTTTACGGAAACAGGTTTTTCGAAAATTTTAGTGTACAAGGAAACCGTGGACGATATCATCGGGTATATACATTCGTACGAGTTGTTCAAAAAGCCAAAAACAATAAAGAGTATTTTGCTGCCGGTAGAGTTTGTCCCGGAAACTATGCTTATTCAAGATATATTGAACACACTTATTAAGAAGCGGAAAAGTATGGCCTTGGTTTTGGACGAATACGGCGGAACTAGTGGTTTAATGACCGTGGAGGATATTGTTGAGGAGCTCTTCGGGGAAATTGAGGACGAACATGACAGTACTGATCTAAGGGAAGAACAGATAGACGAGACGCACTTCCTGTTCTCCGCAAGATTAGAGGTAGATGCTATCAATGAAAATTATAAGCTTAACTTGCCCAACCTTGACGAATATGAGACGCTGGGCGGGCTTATTGTGCATCAAGTAGGGGAAATCCCAGAAAAGGATGTAGAGATTTTAATTGAGAATTTCAAGTTTACCATATTGGAAGTTTCTAATACCAAAATAGATTTGGTTTCCATGGAAATTCTCGAGGAAGTTTAA
- a CDS encoding peptidylprolyl isomerase produces the protein MAVLENIRKRTTVLILIIGLALFAFVISGVFTSSNFGGGEKVGSSVAEINGNEISIDDFRQKVESASRRVGPTTTSLQVMNQVWDREVRASILSEQFEDLGIGIEQDQIVDFLRTTGYAQNPEFQNENGIFDPNRFKQTVMDWKVNNPAQYEVWLQTEQEIIQMAKEQKYFNLVKAGVGATLKEGELDYKLANEKIDLKYVRVPYTSIPDSTINVTKSEISAYISEHKEDFKQDAARDIQFVYFEEKPSDADDAAVKADLMKLLDDSVEYNSKTDRNDTIRGFRNTTDMAAFLDRYSDTKFDTVYRAKKNLPSSIADTLMTLKVGEIYGPYKERGSYQISKMMGRRANGSVKASHILLTYEGATRANPEIKRTKEEAEKKAKELLAEAKKSGVVFSELARDNSDGPSAPNGGDLGYFQEGTMVPKFNDFAFNNAVGTIGLVETDFGFHVIRVDDKEDIVQLATLSREIVASEETINTLFTDATKFEMETIADESGFSKIAKDSEYLVRPVNKIKQLDENLPGLGSQRNIVQWAFNNETEVGDIKRFNINNGYAVVQLTGSYKEGLMAAEDASATVLPIIRKERKAAQIMAANAGKTMEAIAKDNNVTVSTASALSVKTPTIPGAGSEPAVVGTAYGMAQGETSELLEGNSGIFMVEVTKRTEAPKLENYSTYANTLKNNAASRVNTAVYTALKEAAEIEDKRATFY, from the coding sequence ATGGCAGTTTTAGAAAATATAAGAAAACGAACTACGGTTTTAATACTCATTATCGGTCTTGCACTCTTTGCATTCGTTATTTCTGGAGTATTTACAAGTAGTAATTTTGGAGGAGGAGAAAAAGTAGGTTCTTCCGTGGCGGAAATAAACGGGAATGAAATTTCCATAGATGATTTTAGACAAAAGGTAGAGTCCGCCTCAAGAAGAGTAGGTCCTACAACGACTTCGCTGCAGGTAATGAATCAAGTTTGGGATAGGGAAGTTCGTGCCAGTATCCTTAGTGAGCAGTTTGAGGATTTAGGAATAGGCATTGAGCAGGATCAAATAGTTGACTTTTTAAGAACTACCGGATACGCCCAGAATCCTGAATTTCAAAATGAGAACGGAATATTTGACCCAAATAGGTTCAAACAAACTGTAATGGACTGGAAAGTGAATAATCCTGCACAGTACGAGGTATGGTTGCAAACGGAGCAGGAGATTATTCAGATGGCGAAGGAGCAAAAATATTTCAATTTGGTTAAAGCAGGTGTAGGTGCTACCTTAAAAGAAGGTGAATTAGATTACAAATTGGCCAACGAGAAAATTGACTTAAAATACGTGCGTGTCCCTTATACTTCAATTCCCGATAGCACAATAAATGTCACTAAAAGTGAAATCTCCGCCTACATTAGTGAACACAAAGAAGATTTTAAGCAGGATGCGGCAAGGGATATTCAATTCGTGTATTTTGAAGAAAAACCTTCAGATGCGGATGATGCTGCCGTAAAAGCGGATTTAATGAAGTTGTTGGACGACTCCGTTGAGTACAATTCAAAAACGGATAGGAACGACACGATAAGAGGATTTAGAAATACTACGGATATGGCCGCTTTTCTAGATCGCTATTCCGATACGAAGTTTGATACGGTATACAGGGCGAAAAAGAATCTTCCTTCCAGTATTGCCGACACATTGATGACCCTGAAGGTTGGAGAGATTTACGGTCCCTATAAAGAGCGTGGGTCCTATCAGATTTCTAAGATGATGGGCAGAAGAGCTAACGGTTCCGTTAAGGCCAGTCATATATTGTTGACCTACGAAGGGGCTACGAGAGCTAATCCAGAAATTAAGAGAACAAAGGAAGAGGCGGAGAAAAAAGCAAAAGAGCTTTTGGCCGAAGCTAAAAAATCGGGTGTTGTCTTCTCAGAATTGGCCAGAGATAATTCTGATGGACCATCGGCACCAAACGGAGGAGATTTGGGATACTTTCAAGAGGGGACTATGGTTCCTAAATTCAATGATTTTGCCTTTAATAATGCTGTTGGCACTATTGGCCTAGTGGAAACGGACTTTGGGTTTCATGTAATCCGTGTAGACGATAAGGAAGATATTGTTCAACTGGCAACCTTATCAAGAGAGATAGTTGCTTCGGAAGAGACTATCAATACCTTATTTACGGACGCTACCAAATTTGAAATGGAAACAATAGCGGATGAAAGTGGTTTTTCCAAAATAGCAAAGGATAGCGAGTATCTAGTGAGACCAGTCAACAAAATAAAGCAATTGGATGAGAACCTTCCAGGTTTGGGGTCGCAAAGGAATATTGTGCAATGGGCCTTTAATAATGAAACCGAGGTTGGTGATATTAAACGTTTCAATATCAATAATGGATATGCTGTGGTACAATTGACAGGAAGCTATAAAGAAGGCCTAATGGCTGCAGAGGACGCTTCTGCAACGGTACTGCCTATTATTAGAAAAGAGCGTAAGGCGGCACAGATTATGGCTGCAAATGCAGGTAAAACAATGGAGGCTATCGCGAAGGATAATAACGTTACAGTGTCCACTGCATCTGCGCTAAGTGTAAAAACACCTACAATACCAGGAGCAGGTAGTGAACCTGCGGTAGTAGGTACGGCGTATGGTATGGCACAAGGGGAAACTTCTGAACTATTGGAAGGAAATTCAGGAATCTTTATGGTAGAGGTAACAAAAAGAACGGAAGCTCCAAAATTGGAGAACTACAGTACCTATGCCAATACACTAAAGAACAATGCGGCCTCAAGAGTGAATACCGCAGTATATACGGCCTTAAAAGAAGCTGCTGAGATTGAGGATAAAAGAGCTACATTCTACTAG